From the genome of Sulfitobacter sp. DSM 110093, one region includes:
- a CDS encoding metal-dependent hydrolase, giving the protein MNIIWLGHGSFRIEIEDQVLLIDPWLKDNPMLPEEHHADAIKGATQILVTHGHFDHTADIADVARQTNAPVAGMVELMGWLEGQGVENTTGFNKGGTIRAGNVAISMVPASHSSSVEGDNGPIYTGMETGFMISGEGHTIYHSGDTAIMADMDWMGDYHKPDLGILSAGGHFTMDMAQAAYAAKRYFNFKTVIPCHYRTFDALEQSAQVLVDGLPGVDVVEPQVMQPIKL; this is encoded by the coding sequence ATGAACATCATCTGGCTCGGCCATGGCTCATTTCGCATCGAGATCGAAGATCAAGTGCTGCTGATCGACCCTTGGCTCAAAGACAACCCGATGCTGCCTGAGGAACACCATGCCGATGCAATCAAAGGTGCGACTCAAATCCTCGTCACTCACGGCCATTTCGACCACACAGCCGACATCGCCGATGTCGCCCGGCAGACCAACGCGCCGGTGGCGGGGATGGTCGAGTTGATGGGCTGGCTTGAAGGGCAGGGTGTCGAGAACACCACAGGCTTCAACAAGGGCGGTACGATCCGCGCGGGCAATGTCGCGATTAGCATGGTGCCTGCGTCGCACTCCTCCTCGGTCGAGGGCGACAACGGGCCGATCTACACCGGGATGGAGACGGGGTTCATGATCTCGGGCGAGGGGCATACGATCTATCACTCCGGCGACACGGCGATCATGGCGGATATGGATTGGATGGGCGACTACCACAAACCCGACCTTGGCATTCTATCCGCGGGTGGGCATTTCACGATGGACATGGCGCAGGCCGCCTATGCCGCGAAACGCTATTTTAACTTCAAGACGGTTATCCCCTGCCACTACCGTACCTTCGATGCACTAGAGCAATCGGCGCAGGTGTTGGTCGACGGGCTGCCGGGCGTCGATGTGGTGGAACCGCAGGTGATGCAGCCGATCAAGCTCTGA